Proteins co-encoded in one Cydia splendana chromosome 11, ilCydSple1.2, whole genome shotgun sequence genomic window:
- the LOC134795226 gene encoding protein piccolo has protein sequence MDGADAGAGAGAGADAGAGAESAARGAALERAYVHEAPSRPSQGDNRYRYDNETLCVSLSLFHINATVAARKLQVYEQAGEDGDDARAPAPRVQAFLDDLDPGSLVCDVGCGNGKYLSVNPSVYAVGGDRCTRLTAHARHHDNEVVACDNLCLPFRDESFDAVLSIAVVHHFATVERRAMALRELARVTRIGGRLLLTVWAMEHEGRNFHSQDVLIPWHRPATLCPPTPAPRRFLSVDHDQNAEPWKSREGSPGSSSLSSPNETCYSFVRRALQRLAGRRSFLPSWRAPARAPRAGPRAEPAAADLPIELRRLDEVLPPGRGARQSRSLTDIADIERRALVRSRSSLPSLGVEEPPPEDPPPPELEPRKKPRLVKQKKSINEDDADEDLDKPTDMKSLVEEMPNFKIHTHRLSSKKPGVFKQTSLNEELMSVERLREKEHLRRNIQKQASLNEEYLYHRPGALDSIRDSIFSTSANTAKKFQSLKNGLTSKFKTSTTNIDKVTVFVRMLQGWKNHGPVPEVPTPNDNTTGSERTYPERRHSKEDGSDSSKDSSLQSDTSVDSEDSFASVIYVPKADGSGDPLSPTPLSPGPTSPRLKVSSVPTSPRMKNSPGLPSPRIKQAFPLIRPPASPSAVQAPVNKILVAQYSLKNYTTSSAVCAAPLKPQSKSQPNSPPKSEPDEKLANIKPIVLIPEPRPIINKIPAPIEIYQEIDPIPPIKEEEETTPSDVTKELLAEISRDIEEIHKLTAESNQIKPRVLQDVKPYPKITLQTVAELPEIPQFKPKEPRKSPTNDNLDSRAADRKRKERIRQIKEMLNKGIPAANVSRRPPFPIVRCNRKAEAIAKSHPKLMSLELFNPATDDVDSDSSGVSSPDSVDSVISVVPEELRKTAMEKDLPNPSIVEPINEKEDEKSEKSPSISPSPQNLLEAAAEVAATLDETCETVIKSSPRSKRKHLEKLESSEAMAIVQGASSSSSSSNWSLNKLSPGDLRILDDKSRSHTSSSGGSSSSLERLSPGRRSKERSPKLGSTSNSTWSLNRLSPNRPEGRSLDENLSKSHRSPTRIPYDSVSMSSTDSEKSISKSESFNRIQNEPLITCKSDMLAKEEDWIADRHERGHHLTEFAEKLSEKLLQEIDQYSKRINEEDFDLPSSSSSEKSISLRLKREEEDRNTQKILDELSDSLQHLDDPYISKIGTDMHGLNKLSAEIQERQKFIASLNDSQETDINKLFPKCGTKLKSKKRSKDVDPIINKYRELKKSMKVTSEEDIYLNNCANIQYNVTKSTEDKLPDMDTKNPDDDSAICSSNGNPEITIDSGAYDTSQSLETGYSLESEISVDSLCTSTDKRSSLKVGQSTDSSDLDKMEISPESITSRSSASTAPLKSGFSIESSDTYAGSDWSRRDKTGSTASLGCASLASLPSCSECSKDRKLLETRSSSEDTAPAATSARAMPHAPLLPSLSDGSDSLPSEGGAVTYHRYYHVFKRGELDQLIEQYVESLHVVSSFYDQASWCVIAEKVQVWTI, from the exons ATGGATGGCGCGGACGCGGGCGCGGGGGCGGGAGCGGGCGCGGACGCGGGCGCCGGAGCGGagtcggcggcgcgcggcgcggcgcttgAGCGTGCCTATGTGCATGAG GCCCCCAGCcgacctagccaaggtgacaatcgctatcgctacgacaacgaaacgctttgtgtctctctatcactcttccatattaatgCAACAGTGGCAG CACGTAAATTACAGGTGTATGAGCAGGCGGGCGAGGACGGCGACGATGCTCGCGCGCCCGCGCCCCGCGTGCAGGCCTTCCTCGACGACCTGGACCCTGGCAGCCTTGTCTGCGATGTCG GTTGTGGTAACGGGAAGTACCTGAGCGTGAATCCGTCCGTGTACGCGGTGGGCGGGGACCGCTGCACCCGGCTGACCGCGCACGCCCGGCACCACGACAATGAG GTGGTGGCATGCGACAACCTCTGCCTCCCCTTCCGAGATGAGTCCTTCGACGCCGTGCTGTCGATCGCGGTGGTGCACCACTTCGCCACCGTGGAACGGCGAGCCATGGCGTTACGGGAACTGGCGAGGGTGACGAGGATCGGAGGGAggctgctgctgactgtatgggCTATGGAGCATGAGGGCCGGAATTTTCATTCCCAG GATGTTTTAATCCCATGGCATCGGCCCGCCACGCTGTGTCCGCCCACACCGGCTCCTCGAAGATTCCTCTCCGTCGACCATGACCA GAACGCCGAGCCGTGGAAGAGCCGCGAGGGGTCGCCGGGGTCGTCGTCGCTGTCGTCGCCGAACGAGACGTGCTACTCGTTCGTGCGGCGCGCGCTGCAGCGGCTGGCGGGGCGCCGCTCCTTCCTGCCGTCGTGGCGCGCGCCCGCCCGCGCGCCGCGCGCCGGGCCGCGCGCCgagcccgccgccgccgacctGCCCATCGAGCTGCGCCGCCTCGACGAGGTGCTCCCGCCGGGACGAGGCGCCCGCCAGTCGCGGAGCTTGACCGACATCGCCGATATAGAGCGGCGGGCGCTGGTCCGCTCCCGCTCGAGCCTCCCGAGCCTCGGCGTGGAGGAGCCCCCGCCCGAGGACCCTCCCCCGCCCGAACTCGAGCCGAGAAAGAAACCTCGGCTGGTGAAACAGAAGAAATCTATCAATGAGGACGACGCGGACGAAGATTTGGACAAGCCTACCGACATGAAGAGTCTAGTGGAGGAGATgcctaattttaaaatccacACGCACAGGTTATCGTCCAAGAAGCCTGGAGTTTTTAAGCAGACCTCGCTCAATGAGGAGCTGATGTCCGTGGAGAGGCTGCGCGAGAAGGAGCATCTGAGGAGGAATATTCAGAAGCAGGCGTCGCTCAACGAGGAGTATCTGTACCATCGCCCGGGGGCTCTCGACTCGATCCGCGACTCCATATTTTCCACGTCGGCGAACACGGCTAAAAAGTTCCAGTCGCTGAAAAACGGCCTCACTAGTAAATTCAAAACGTCCACAACGAATATAGATAAAGTGACCGTGTTCGTGCGCATGCTGCAGGGTTGGAAGAATCACGGACCGGTACCCGAAGTTCCTACGCCAAACGACAATACTACTGGAAGCGAGAGGACTTATCCGGAAAGGCGGCATTCGAAGGAGGATGGCTCGGATTCGTCGAAGGATAGCAGCTTACAGAGTGACACTAGTGTTGACTCGGAGGACAGTTTCGCGTCAGTGATATATGTGCCCAAAGCGGACGGTTCGGGTGATCCATTATCGCCTACGCCGCTCTCACCCGGACCGACCTCGCCCAGGTTAAAGGTGTCTTCTGTACCGACCTCGCCTAGAATGAAAAATTCACCAGGCCTACCGTCTCCGCGGATAAAACAAGCTTTCCCCTTAATACGACCACCGGCCTCCCCCAGCGCGGTCCAAGCGCCTGTCAATAAAATACTAGTCGCCCAATACAGTCTTAAAAATTATACCACATCGAGTGCAGTGTGCGCCGCTCCTCTAAAACCACAGTCAAAAAGCCAGCCTAATTCACCACCAAAATCGGAGCCAGATGAGAAACTTGCCAATATCAAGCCGATAGTATTAATACCAGAACCACGgccaattataaataaaatacccgCTCCAATAGAAATATACCAAGAAATTGACCCAATACCGCCTATAAAAGAGGAGGAAGAAACCACGCCTTCTGATGTGACTAAAGAATTATTAGCTGAAATTAGTAGGGACATTGAAGAGATTCACAAACTAACAGCGGAAAGTAATCAAATAAAACCTCGTGTTCTTCAGGATGTAAAACCATATCCGAAGATAACTTTACAGACGGTTGCAGAACTGCCCGAAATTCCACAATTTAAACCTAAAGAGCCTCGGAAATCTCCTACTAATGACAATTTAGATTCAAGGGCGGCAGATCGTAAGCGAAAAGAGAGAATAAGGCAAATTAAAGAGATGCTCAATAAAGGAATTCCTGCAGCAAATGTCAGTAGGAGGCCACCGTTTCCAATAGTTCGATGCAACAGGAAAGCGGAGGCGATAGCCAAGAGTCACCCAAAGCTAATGTCTCTGGAATTGTTCAACCCGGCCACTGATGATGTAGACAGCGATTCGAGTGGTGTGTCGTCTCCAGACTCTGTCGACAGCGTTATAAGTGTTGTCCCGGAAGAATTACGAAAGACTGCAATGGAAAAAG ACCTTCCAAACCCATCAATAGTGGAGCCTATTAATGAGAAAGAAGACGAAAAGTCCGAAAAATCTCCTTCGATATCTCCGTCACCACAAAACCTTTTAGAAGCGGCAGCTGAAGTCGCTGCTACTTTAGACGAAACCTGCGAAACTGTTATAAAATCCAGCCCGAGATCAAAGCGAAAGCATTTAGAAAAACTTGAAAGCAGTGAAGCGATGGCCATCGTCCAAGGGGCTTCAAGCAGTAGCAGTAGTAGCAACTGGAGCCTTAACAAACTCTCTCCTGGTGACTTGAGGATTTTGGACGACAAGTCCAGGTCACATACCAGCTCAAGTGGTGGAAGCTCTTCAAGCCTGGAGCGACTCTCACCAGGCAGGAGGTCAAAAGAGCGCTCTCCAAAACTCGGCAGCACAAGCAACTCTACGTGGAGTCTAAATCGATTGTCCCCCAACAGACCCGAAGGTCGCTCCCTAGACGAAAACCTCAGCAAGAGCCACAGGAGCCCAACCAGAATACCTTACGATTCTGTTTCAATGTCAAGCACCGACTCTGAGAAATCCATCTCAAAATCTGAGAGCTTCAATAGGATACAGAATGAACCTCTTATTACGTGCAAATCAGACATGCTGGCTAAAGAAGAAGATTGGATAGCTGATCGGCACGAGCGCGGTCATCATTTAACGGAATTCGCTGAGAAACTTAGCGAGAAATTGCTTCAGGAAATAGACCAATACTCCAAGCGGATTAACGAGGAAGACTTCGACTTGccaagtagtagtagtagcgaGAAAAGTATTTCCCTTAGACTTAAACGGGAAGAGGAAGACAGAAATACACAAAAGATTCTCGACGAGCTCTCTGATAGCTTACAACACCTAGATGATCCATACATTAGTAAAATAGGCACTGACATGCATGGTTTGAATAAACTGAGCGCCGAAATTCAAGAGCGACAAAAATTCATAGCATCCTTAAACGACTCGCAAGAGACAGATATAAATAAACTTTTCCCAAAATGCGGAACTAAGCTAAAAAGCAAAAAGAGGTCGAAAGACGTCGATCCTATTATAAACAAATATAGGGAACTTAAAAAGAGCATGAAAGTAACCAGCGAAGAAGACATTTATCTAAATAACTGTGCCAACATCCAATATAACGTGACAAAATCTACAGAAGATAAATTACCTGATATGGACACTAAAAATCCAGACGATGACAGCGCGATTTGCTCGAGCAACGGTAACCCTGAGATCACAATCGATTCTGGAGCGTATGACACCAGCCAGTCGCTCGAAACTGGGTACTCGCTTGAGTCAGAAATAAGTGTAGACTCACTATGTACAAGTACTGACAAAAGGTCGTCACTCAAAGTCGGACAGTCGACTGACTCGAGCGATCTTGACAAGATGGAGATAAGTCCAGAGTCAATCACGTCGCGTTCAAGTGCcagcacagcgccgctaaagtcTGGATTTTCAATTGAGTCCAGCGATACGTATGCAGGAAGCGATTGGAGTCGACGAGATAAAACTGGAAGCACCGCTTCGCTCGGCTGCGCGAGTTTAGCTTCTTTGCCTTCATGCAGCGAGTGCTCCAAGGATAGAAAGCTGTTGGAAACGCGGTCGTCTTCAGAAGACACAGCCCCGGCAGCGACATCAGCTAGAGCTATGCCTCACGCTCCACTCCTGCCTTCTCTGAGTGACGGTTCAGACAGTTTACCCTCAGAAGGCGGGGCAGTAACCTACCACAGATACTATCACGTTTTTAAAAGAGGCGAGCTAGACCAACTGATCGAGCAATACGTTGAGAGTCTCCACGTCGTCTCGTCCTTCTACGACCAAGCCAGCTGGTGTGTGATCGCGGAAAAAGTTCAAGTGTGGACTATTTAA